The window CAGTATTTACTACACCGTCCTCAACGGCTGCAAAACCTGAAATGACAGCGTGTTCAATTACCTTCACTCTGTTTGAACCAAGAACCGTAGCCGTAGATTGAAAGTCCTCAACAAACATCTGTCTGCTGAAGCTCTCCGCGAACTGGTTCATTGATTCCTGAAAATCTGTCAGTTGTTCTTCCTGAGATTTATCGTATTGTTCAAGGAATTGTGTCATCTGGCTGGGTTTGTTGAAAATTATCTCGGTTTCGATATCAAGTGTAGCCCGGCCCTCGTAGTCATATGAATAGTTGCTGTTGGATGACAAGGTATCTATATCCAGTCTGTTGTTAAATGCCATGAACATGTTTATTGCAGTCATTCCAACCATAACAACAACAAGTATGATAAGAAGGGTGTTGAATTTCATTTGTAACCTCCCAATAATTATTAGATTGCCCTGAGAATATGATAACATCATTCTGTGCTAAAATACATTGTGGCCCTTTGTGGTTGCCATCAACGATCAGCTAGTGCATTTATATTTCTGTGTTTCGGTTTGGAGGGATTTCAGTGCGAATTCTAAGCGGTATGCGCTCCACTGGCAGACTTCATCTGGGGCATTTTGTCACTCTAGAGAAGTGGAAGGAACTGCAAGACCAGGGGAATCAATGTTTCTACTTCGTGGCAAACTGGCACGGTCTTACTTCTCACATTGATGCAACTTCTAGTTTTCACGACTGGACTCTCGACATCATCAGAACATATGTTTCAGTTGGTCTTGATCCGGAGAAGTCGGTTCTGTTCATTCAATCTGCAATAAAGGAACATGCGGAGCTATTCCTTTATTTTTCAATGCTTGTATCTGTTTCTAGGCTAGAGCGTGTTCCCACTTACAAGGATCAGAAGGAACAGATAGCAAACAGGGATCTATCAAGTGGTGGATTCTTGCTGTACCCAGTTCTTCAGGCCGCAGATATTCTAATGTATCTTGCCACAGGAGTTCCAGTTGGAGAGGATCAGATATATCACGTAGAGCTTACCAGGGAGATTGCCAGGAAATTTAACAACCAATTTGCCGAGGTCTTTCCAGAGCCTGAGCCTATTCTGGCAAAAGTTCCCAAGCTTCCTGGGACGGACGGCAGAAAGATGTCCAAGAGCTATGAAAACTATATTCTTATAGATACAGATGAGAAAGAGCTCTGGAAAATGATTGCTCCAATGATGACAGATCCTGCAAGAAAGAGAAGAAATGATCCTGGAGATCCTGAGAAATGCCCGGTTTGGGACTATCACAAAGCCTTCACTTCATCTGATGAAGAAAAAGAATGGGTTGTTGAAGGATGCAAGACGGCAAATATAGGGTGCCTTGAATGCAAGAGGGTACTTCAGAGAAACCTTGTCGCCAAACTATCTCCTGTGTGGGAAAGACTGTCATATCTCAAGGAGAACACTTCAGAGCTTTCCAGAATAATTGAAGATGGAAATCGAAAGGCTAGAGAAGTGGCAAAGGAGACAATGAAGAAAGTTCTTGAAGCAACGAAGCTGGGGTGGTGACCATGGAACAGCTTGAACTGGTCTTCAGTTTTCCAGAATTTGAAGGACCACTTGATCTACTGGTTTATCTAGTCAGGAAACACCGGGTGGATATTCGTTTGATACCTATCACAGTTATTGCAGATGAGTTCATCACGCATGTAAATAAAATGAAATCACTTGACATGGTAGTGACTTCGGATTTCCTTGTTATGGCTTCAACCCTAATGGAGATGAAATCGAAAGCTCTGCTTCCCAGAATCAGTAACAACGAGGCTGAAGTATTTGACAACCAGAGGAAGGAGCTTTACCGGAGAGTCGAGGAGTATAAGGCTCTGAAGGACCTGTCTAAGGAATTTAGGGTAAAGCTGTATGATGCATACAGCTATGAAAGGGCAACCGCGAGGCCAACTGTAGATAGAGAAAGAAAGGAAGATCTTCCAGATGAATTGACAGAAGCGTTCAAGGCAATACTAAAAGAAACTGTGCTAAGAGAGAGGGTATATACAATAGTCTCGGAAAGCGTAAACGTTGAAGATAGAATGATGCAGATTGAGCAACTCTATGAAACGATAGAGCTTTACAAATTCCTAATGAGTCTCGAAAGCAGATCAGAGATTATCGTTTCCTTTCTGGCAGTTCTTGAGTTGCTAAAACTGAACAGGTATTATCTTGACACCGTAGAACCTCTCACTCTCAGGAGGAAGGTTTCGTGAGCGAGGAATTAACAAAGAAGGCCGTCATGGAAGCATTGATATTTTCAGCAAAGAGTGGAATTGAGCCTTCACGAATAGCCTCGATTATTGGGATAAAGCTTAGTCAGGTTATGTTGCTTCTTGAAGAACTTGAAAAAGAATATGAAGGTCATGAACACGGTGTTGTGATCAAGTCAGTCAATGGAAAGCTCAGGTTCTATACGAAGGCATCGATTCAGTCATATGTGAGTCAAATTTCGGTAAGGCCTCTTGTAAGCATAACAGACACTCAGATGGAAGTTCTGGCAATTGTAGCCATCAAAGGTCCGCTAACCAGGAATGATGTTGAGCTTGTTAGGGGACGTTCTTCGCAGTCCCAGCTTCTAGAGCTATCGAAAATGGGGCTCATCGGAAAGAGAAAGTCTAAGTTGCCCGGGAGGCCTTACCTCTACAAAGTTAGTTCTCGATTCTACGAGTTGTTTCAGGTTGACGATCTTGCAGAGATCGTTCAAGGGTTGGCTTTCGGCGAGGGAGAAGATAAATTTGAGACTTCACGAGATAATCTCACAGATAACGGGAATGTCGAGGAGAAAATCAACGCAAGCGATTTTGGACGGGAGAGTGAAATTGAACGGCAGGATAGAAACTTATCCGAGACTTGATGTAACGCCTGAATCTTCTCAAATACTTCTTGACGGAAGCAGACTGAGTTTTTCCAGCGAAGAGAAGGTAGTCTATTTAGTCAACAAACCCATTGGATATCTCAGCGCCATGAGCGATGATCGAGGAAGAAAAACGCTTACAGACTTAATTAATGGAAAGATTAAGGAGAGGGTTTTTCATGTGGGAAGGCTAGATCAAGACAGCTGTGGTCTCATATTGATGACAAACGACGGCGATCTTGCAAATCTTGTTTCTCATCCTGCTTCGGAGATAGAAAAAACTTATGTTGCGGGAGTAAAGGGGATTCTTGCCGATAGCGAACTCCAAGCAGTGAAGATTGGAGTCACTCTTAACGATGGATTCAAAACCTCTCCCGCAAAGATAAGGCTTCTAAGAAGTGAAAGAAACTTTTCGAAGTATTCTATTACGATTTATGAGGGCCATAAACGAGAGATAAGAGAGATTTTTAGGGTGTTCAATAAACCAGTTGTGAGCCTTGTCAGAGTATCAATCGGGTCATTGGGTATATCTCTTGTTCCTAATCCTGGCGATGTAAAGAGACTTAGCCGGAAGGAAATTGATTTGCTAAGCAAAGGGGCCCAGAAGAGGACCCCCGGAAAAGTCAACAAGAACCTTTAGCTGCATATACTGGCAGGGTCTTTCTCTTCAGCTGCTCAGATCGACAACGAACGCACCAATGTAAGTGTCAGCTGCTCCGTAGTAAAGAATCAGTCTTTCTTCCATGACTACCGCCCCTTCAATGAAAATTACGTTCGGAACTTGACCTTGCTTTTCCCAGGAAAGTTCCGGCTCAACAAGAGGTTTGTCCGTCCTTCTTACAAGTTTCCTGGGATTATTGATATCAAACAGGGCAGCTCCGGGTCTGTAGATCGTCGAAAAATCCGCACTGTTATAGATCAACAATATTCCTTCATCAGTGATTATTGGAGTTGGGCCTGGCTCGATCAACCTGCTGTCAAAGTTTCCCGGTCTTGGTTCCATTACTGGTCGGGGATAGATAGTCCAGTTCTTCAGGTCTGTGGAGTAAGCGAGCTTAATAGAGGAATCGCCGAAATACATGAAATACTTGCCATCAATCTTTGCAGGTACAATCGCACCGGACTTTGACCATGTATCACCTTCAAAGACCGGTCCCTGCTTTTCCCATTCAACAAAATCTGTTGATGTAGCGATGCATAGTCTCGCTTTCCCACCGTCATATCCTGTGTAAGTGAGAATGTAGAGTTCTTCAATCTTCACTATACGGGGATCTTCACATCCACCTGGGATTTCGTATGGCTCAGTGGGAGATATCAGGGGAAGATCATTTCGTGAAAATTCAAACCCATCTTCCGACTTGGCCATGCCTATCCTGGATGTGCCGTGCCATCTACCTGTTCCCGTCCAGTCTTCAGACCTGTACAGCAGATACACTGTTGAATCCACAACTATGGCAGTCGGATTGAATACGGCCTTGCTTTCCCATTCAATACCTTGTGGCATCAGCAAAGGAAGAGTAGAAGCTCTTTCAATATTATAAAGCGATTCAAACTTTATAGAGACTGCACATCCAAATGAAACCAGGAAGAGAAATACCAATATCAATTGTCTTTTCATATGATCAACTCCTTATCCAGTCAAACACAGCCTCTTTCTCAATTGTTGCGACGGCAATATGGTTATCTGCCGCTCCGTAATAGATGAAATAGTTATCTTCATGCTCAACCATCGCGTCGGAGAAGACAACGTTGGGAACACCTCCAAAGATTTCCCACTCTTCTTCAGGTTCAAGAATTGGTTCATCGCTTCTCTTTATAACTTTCTCGGGGTTCTCTAGATCCAGAACCATAAAGCCAAGTCGATAAGTTGGTCTAGGGGTATTTTCAACACCATGGTAAAGTACAAGCCATCCGTATTCGGTCTCAACTGGAGGTGCACCTACTCCAATTTTCAGGTTGTCCCACTTACCTGTTCTGGGACCTGCGATGGAAGTGAATTTCGACCATGTATCTAAATCATCTGAATATGCCAGGTACATGTCTGGCTCAATTCTATGGAACATCACATAGCGACCCCTAATCTTCTTTGGGAAGAGCGCTGCATCTTTGTTGTCGATATCTGGAATTATTACGCCGTAACGTTCCCACCGAAGAAAGTCAATAGTCGAAGCCATTGATATTCTAATCCCTTGAGGTGAGTATGCGGTGTATTGCATATAGGTTTTTCCTTCCAGCTCAGTCAACCTGGGATCTTCAACACCGTAGAGTTCCCACTGACTTCCGGGAGTGAAGACGGGTTTTTCAAAACGGTTGAATCTGAGTCCATCTAGTGAAACGGCGTATCCCATTCTCGATACCATATCTTCGCCCTGAGCCCTGTAAATCATGTGAAACAACCCTTGCCGTTTTATAACGGCGCAGTTGAAAACATATTTGGATTCCCAATGATGTTGCGATATCGGAGAAAACAGAGGATT is drawn from Mesotoga sp. BH458_6_3_2_1 and contains these coding sequences:
- a CDS encoding DUF4897 domain-containing protein, with translation MKFNTLLIILVVVMVGMTAINMFMAFNNRLDIDTLSSNSNYSYDYEGRATLDIETEIIFNKPSQMTQFLEQYDKSQEEQLTDFQESMNQFAESFSRQMFVEDFQSTATVLGSNRVKVIEHAVISGFAAVEDGVVNTDMGEMEFDLTGEAYSLTVSLPLDATIIGVDPAPTFSADENVFVWTDTGKTNFPKIQFARGE
- the trpS gene encoding tryptophan--tRNA ligase, giving the protein MRILSGMRSTGRLHLGHFVTLEKWKELQDQGNQCFYFVANWHGLTSHIDATSSFHDWTLDIIRTYVSVGLDPEKSVLFIQSAIKEHAELFLYFSMLVSVSRLERVPTYKDQKEQIANRDLSSGGFLLYPVLQAADILMYLATGVPVGEDQIYHVELTREIARKFNNQFAEVFPEPEPILAKVPKLPGTDGRKMSKSYENYILIDTDEKELWKMIAPMMTDPARKRRNDPGDPEKCPVWDYHKAFTSSDEEKEWVVEGCKTANIGCLECKRVLQRNLVAKLSPVWERLSYLKENTSELSRIIEDGNRKAREVAKETMKKVLEATKLGW
- a CDS encoding ScpA family protein, giving the protein MEQLELVFSFPEFEGPLDLLVYLVRKHRVDIRLIPITVIADEFITHVNKMKSLDMVVTSDFLVMASTLMEMKSKALLPRISNNEAEVFDNQRKELYRRVEEYKALKDLSKEFRVKLYDAYSYERATARPTVDRERKEDLPDELTEAFKAILKETVLRERVYTIVSESVNVEDRMMQIEQLYETIELYKFLMSLESRSEIIVSFLAVLELLKLNRYYLDTVEPLTLRRKVS
- the scpB gene encoding SMC-Scp complex subunit ScpB, which produces MSEELTKKAVMEALIFSAKSGIEPSRIASIIGIKLSQVMLLLEELEKEYEGHEHGVVIKSVNGKLRFYTKASIQSYVSQISVRPLVSITDTQMEVLAIVAIKGPLTRNDVELVRGRSSQSQLLELSKMGLIGKRKSKLPGRPYLYKVSSRFYELFQVDDLAEIVQGLAFGEGEDKFETSRDNLTDNGNVEEKINASDFGRESEIERQDRNLSET
- a CDS encoding pseudouridine synthase, with amino-acid sequence MKLNGRIETYPRLDVTPESSQILLDGSRLSFSSEEKVVYLVNKPIGYLSAMSDDRGRKTLTDLINGKIKERVFHVGRLDQDSCGLILMTNDGDLANLVSHPASEIEKTYVAGVKGILADSELQAVKIGVTLNDGFKTSPAKIRLLRSERNFSKYSITIYEGHKREIREIFRVFNKPVVSLVRVSIGSLGISLVPNPGDVKRLSRKEIDLLSKGAQKRTPGKVNKNL
- a CDS encoding glycoside hydrolase family 130 protein, which gives rise to MKRQLILVFLFLVSFGCAVSIKFESLYNIERASTLPLLMPQGIEWESKAVFNPTAIVVDSTVYLLYRSEDWTGTGRWHGTSRIGMAKSEDGFEFSRNDLPLISPTEPYEIPGGCEDPRIVKIEELYILTYTGYDGGKARLCIATSTDFVEWEKQGPVFEGDTWSKSGAIVPAKIDGKYFMYFGDSSIKLAYSTDLKNWTIYPRPVMEPRPGNFDSRLIEPGPTPIITDEGILLIYNSADFSTIYRPGAALFDINNPRKLVRRTDKPLVEPELSWEKQGQVPNVIFIEGAVVMEERLILYYGAADTYIGAFVVDLSS
- a CDS encoding glycosidase, whose product is MIKLKRHPLNPLFSPISQHHWESKYVFNCAVIKRQGLFHMIYRAQGEDMVSRMGYAVSLDGLRFNRFEKPVFTPGSQWELYGVEDPRLTELEGKTYMQYTAYSPQGIRISMASTIDFLRWERYGVIIPDIDNKDAALFPKKIRGRYVMFHRIEPDMYLAYSDDLDTWSKFTSIAGPRTGKWDNLKIGVGAPPVETEYGWLVLYHGVENTPRPTYRLGFMVLDLENPEKVIKRSDEPILEPEEEWEIFGGVPNVVFSDAMVEHEDNYFIYYGAADNHIAVATIEKEAVFDWIRS